The Bacteroidota bacterium DNA window GTGCGAAAAGAACACTACAAGTTTTTTAAGACTTACGATGAACCCTTCTGGGGGATAACCACAAATGTCGATTGCACAAATGCTTACAGAAAATCGAAAGAACTCAACATCCCGTTTTTTATTTATTATTTGTATCTATCTTTAAAGTCTGTCAATCAAATTGAGGAATTTAAATACAGGATTGAGGGAGAGGATGTATATTGTTACGATGTTATTCATGCAGCGGCGACTGTTTTAAGAGAAAACGGAACGTTCGGTTTTTCTTTTATCAAATATAATGATAACCTTCCGCCATTTACAGAAAATGCAAAGCAGGAAATCGAAAGAGTTAAAAACGATAACCGGTTGATGCCAGCATATTCAGGTGAGAATGTCATACATTACACTACTGTTCCTTGGATAAGTTTTAGCGGAGTGTCTCACCCCCGTCGTTTTTCGCTGAAAGATTCTGTTCCCAAAATTGCTTTCGGGAAAATTATTGAAGAGAACAGCAGAAAATTATTACCCATAGCTATTCACGCCCACCACGCTCTGGTTGATGGTTTGCATGTCGGGAAATATTTAGAATTATTTCAAAAATTGTTGGATGAATAGGCAATTTGTTTTTCTAATTGATAATCGTTAACGTAAATTAAAAACATAAGGAGAAAAAATCATGAGCAAAGGTCTAGTCACTAAGAAGTCAAGCAAAAAAGAACCGGCAAAATCTATGAAAGAAAAAAAAGCCGCGAAGAGAGATAAGAAGGAAGAAATAAAAAAGACCGGGTACCAAAAGTCCTAACACGACTTGCCCGATAGTGTGCCGTCTTTGATAATTTTAAAAAATCATAGGAGAATTTTAACAATGATTATAAATATTTATGTTTTAATCATCTCGATTATATTCTTTCAATCTCCATTATACACACAGACATCAGCAGATAATGCTATCGCCACATTCTCAATAGTTGCGCGGGATTCTGCAACCGGAGAATTAGGTGTCGCAGTCGCGTCCCGATTTTTTGCTGTCGGAGCGGTTGTGCCTTGGGCAAAATCCGGTGTTGGTGCTGTAGCAACACAATCATTTGCAAATACAACTTTCGGTTGGCGTGGCTTGGAGCTTTTAGAGAAGGGAGCCACACCCGATGAGGTTGTCGGAATTTTAATAAGGAAGGACGACGACCCGAAGCGGCGACAGTTCGGTATCGTAGCTGCCGATGGGAAATCGGCAAGTTATACAGGAACGGACTGTCTTCCTTGGGCGGGTGGCAGAAACGGTAAAGATTATGCAATTCAAGGGAATATTTTAACCGGCGAAAATGTTGTTACTGCAATGGAAGAAACCTTTTTAAAATTGAAAGGCACTTTAGCAGAACGGATGTACGCGGCGCTATTAGCTGGCGAGAATCACGGTGGCGACTCCAGAGGAAAACAATCTGCCGCATTATTGGTCGTAAAAGAAAAAGCCGGCTATGGTGGTTATAATGATCGGGCAATAGATATCCGTGTTGACGACCATACCGAGCCATTCGTGGAGTTGGGACGTTTACTGAACTTTGCACAAATGAATTATTCCTGGAATGAAGCTTGGACACTTTTTACACAAAAGAAATTTATAGAAGCCCTGCCATTTATGGAACACGCAGGAAAAATAGCTCCAGAGAATCCTGAAGTTTTATATGACCTTGCTGTTATCAGGTTGGCTGCCGGTAAAATAGACGATGCGTTGAAGGTCCTTGAGGAAGCACTCACATTGAATCCAAAACTCAAAAAGCAGGCGTCCGGTGATAACGACTTGAAGGGCTTGCATAAAAACCCGAAGTTCAATCGCTTGATAGAGGAGAATATTAAAAATTAAAACCCTATTTGCAAAAATAGCTTTTACAATTTTCTGAGTAAACGTAAAAACTAAATACACACAAAATAATCAGGATTATTTAAATATTGTCTGAACAGTCAAACAAATCAATTGCTAACTCTTTAGAAACAAACGAACGTCTTCTTCCTTATATGCCGTTCCTGCTTCAGGATCTCTGGGTTATGGGAAGCTCGGGTGAGCAGATAATTATATTAATCGGGGAACTTAAATTACATTCAGATAAAACTAAAGTACTCGACTTGGGCTGCGGCAAGGGAGCTGTATCTATTCAGATAGCCGCAAAATACGGATTTAAAGTGGTTGGCATAGATGCAATGAAACAATTTCTTGAAGAGGCGAATAAAAAAGCACATCAGTATAACGTATCTCATTTATGCGAATTCATCGAGCAGGATATTTTTGACTATGTATCAGTTGAACACGATTATGACATTGTTATACTTGCTGCTGTGGGAGGGGTATTCGGATCGCTTCAAAATACCGTTGCTCAATTGCGGACTCAGGTTAGGTCCGGCGGATATATGATTATCGATGATGGATATTTAAGAGATGGTAAAAGTATTTCACGAAAAGGTTACGGACATTACAGAAATCATGAAGAGACAATCCGCGAGCTGACTTTTTATGATGATAAATTACTCGGGGAAATCAATACAAACGAATTGAGCAGTCAGATAAATTATGAATATCACCATCTGATTGAAAAGAGGGGGAAGGAATTAATTGCACTGTACCCTGAGTTGGAAAATGAAGTTAAATCATATATAGATTTGCAAGCTGAGGAATGCGATGTTTTGAAAAATCAAATAGAAGGAGCCCTCTGGCTTTTAAAAACAAAATGAGTATATAAAAGGAACCTCACATTGAAGATAAAATTAAATAACGTATTTGTAAATGGTCAGGACAAAGCACTCAAGTTTATACTGAGGTTTTGGGCTTTGTTAAAAAACCGAGATACCTATTGGAAAATTCAAATGGTTGACAGTCGTTTCACACGAAGAACCGGACGGTACTGAATTACTCCTTGAGCCGAACGAAAATCCCGCTGCCAAAACATTCCAGGAATCTCTTTTCAAACAAGGTATACCTTTGGGCACTGCAACCGTTGCCATATTCGATTATACTTGCGGCAACCTCATACAGATAGCGCAGATGTAAGTAAGTCTTTATTCGCCGAATCTATAATCATCATGTCAAAGTGGATTGTCCCACATGAACAATTGTTACGTAATGAAGTATAAAGCGATAAAAAACATAATGCTGTTCTTAGTTTTATCAGTTTCTTTGATATCCCAAAACGAAGAAAATAAATATTCAGCCGTCCCCTTCCCGAGTCTATTTTATAATATCGACAAACATTTAGCGGGCTCAATTACTCATGATCATGGAATGAATCGTATTTTCGGAGCTGTGGGGAGTTACGGAAGGGGGTACTCTTGCAATTCTTACTCTTAAATAAATCTACTTTATGAAATCTGCGAATAATGTCAAAGCATCATACGCCAAATGGTCGCAAACTTACGACCATGTTGAAAATCCTACAAGAGATTTGGACAAGAAAGTAATTCGGAAGATATTAGTCAATCTTAAAGGCAAGGATGTAATAGAAGCCGGATGCGGAACGGGAAAAAACACAATCTGGCTTATGAAAACTGCAAAAAGTGTTATATCATTCGATTTATCAAAGGAGATGCTTAATATAGCACGCCAAAAAATTACAGGTGTGAATGTAAAATTTGTTCGGCATGATATAACCAAAAAATGGTTCTTTCCGAATGATTGCTGCGATGTTGTAACAATAAATTTGGTATTGGAACATATCGAAAAAATTAATTTTGTTTTCAAAGAAGCATACAGAGTTTTGAGAAAAAATGAAAAACTATTTGTTTGTGAACTTCATCCCGATAAACAGAAAAAAGGGACAAAGGCGAGGTTTACTGAACTTGATGGTAACACATTAGTAGAAATCGATTCCTACTACCATTCAAAAACAGATTACATAAAAGCCGGTGTGATTGCCGGATTTAAAAAAATCATTCTCAAAGACTGGTTCGATGAAAAAGAGAGTAACCAGGTTCCAAGACTATTATCGATGTTGCTGAAAAAGTGAGGGTATAAGGTTTACCGGTATATCTATTTTATTTTTTAGGGAGTATAAATTTAGTTCTTAGTTCTTAGTTTTTAGTTACAGTTCTTCGGTTTATAGTCGATAGTAAATGTTGCTTATAAATGATGTTAAGCATACCAAAACAAATGATAATAAAAAATTAACTATCACCAGCAACTAATAACTCAAAACTAATAACTATCTTTTTCCCATTTTGTTTTTAACGCTATAATTCTTAATTTTAGATGTAAACTAAGCGTAAAAGGAACATTATGAATCATGAGGAAAGAATCGTTTGCGACCCAAATGTAATGTTGGGTAAACCGATCATTAAAAACACACGAATTACAGTTGAAGTAATATTACGAAAACTTTCATCAGGGTATACAATGGATGAAATTACTTCGATGTATCAGAATATTACTAAAGACGATATTTTAGCGACAATCGATTATGCCGCTTCTGTGATTGCCAGTGAAGAGATGATAGAGAGTCATTGATTATTACTGATGAAAATATTGATTTTAATTTGATTGTTGTGCCCGTGAGGCAGGTTTTGAAATTCTCTCGATTGCTGAAAGACACCCGGGCAAAGACGATAAAGATATACTCGAATTAGTAAAAACATTAAACGGTATCTTAATACAGAAGATAAAGACTTTGGTGAATGGGTTTTTGCGCATAAAATTCCAAATGTTGACATAATTTTCCTACAGTATGAAAAAGAAGATTTTATCAAGGTTGTGGAAAATGTAAAAAATGTGTTACCAAAATTTATGACAGAAACACGGCACAAATTTGTAGTGATTACAAAAAGTAAAATCCGAATTAGAGAATTTTAAATTTATAGATGAAGTACAAAAAGCAGGAAATAATTAAAAAGTTAACAAATTTATTCTCGCACAAACAGGAAATTATCTTGGCATATCTTTTCGGGTCAATCGCAGAAGGTAAAACACATAAATTTAGCGATGTAGATGTGGCTGTTTATTACAAAAAGGAACCGCCCTTAAAACATCATCTTGAATTATTAAATGATGTGTGTGGCACATTAGAGACTGATGAAGTAGATGTAGTAAATATGAATACAGCGTCTCCAATAATTATCCATGATATTTTATCATTTGGTAAGCTGCTAATCTGTCGTGATGATAATTTTTACGTTAACTTACGTATAAAAACTCTGAGAGAGTATGATGATATGATGCACATCCTGAAAATCCAAGGAAAATATATTTTTAATGAAGCAGCGCATGGTTAAGCCGGAATACATAATTACAGCTATTAAAACAATCGAACAAAACTACATCGAGCTCTACCAATACAAAAATG harbors:
- a CDS encoding chloramphenicol acetyltransferase; the encoded protein is MKNKIDIDNWVRKEHYKFFKTYDEPFWGITTNVDCTNAYRKSKELNIPFFIYYLYLSLKSVNQIEEFKYRIEGEDVYCYDVIHAAATVLRENGTFGFSFIKYNDNLPPFTENAKQEIERVKNDNRLMPAYSGENVIHYTTVPWISFSGVSHPRRFSLKDSVPKIAFGKIIEENSRKLLPIAIHAHHALVDGLHVGKYLELFQKLLDE
- a CDS encoding DUF1028 domain-containing protein is translated as MIINIYVLIISIIFFQSPLYTQTSADNAIATFSIVARDSATGELGVAVASRFFAVGAVVPWAKSGVGAVATQSFANTTFGWRGLELLEKGATPDEVVGILIRKDDDPKRRQFGIVAADGKSASYTGTDCLPWAGGRNGKDYAIQGNILTGENVVTAMEETFLKLKGTLAERMYAALLAGENHGGDSRGKQSAALLVVKEKAGYGGYNDRAIDIRVDDHTEPFVELGRLLNFAQMNYSWNEAWTLFTQKKFIEALPFMEHAGKIAPENPEVLYDLAVIRLAAGKIDDALKVLEEALTLNPKLKKQASGDNDLKGLHKNPKFNRLIEENIKN
- a CDS encoding class I SAM-dependent methyltransferase, with the translated sequence MSEQSNKSIANSLETNERLLPYMPFLLQDLWVMGSSGEQIIILIGELKLHSDKTKVLDLGCGKGAVSIQIAAKYGFKVVGIDAMKQFLEEANKKAHQYNVSHLCEFIEQDIFDYVSVEHDYDIVILAAVGGVFGSLQNTVAQLRTQVRSGGYMIIDDGYLRDGKSISRKGYGHYRNHEETIRELTFYDDKLLGEINTNELSSQINYEYHHLIEKRGKELIALYPELENEVKSYIDLQAEECDVLKNQIEGALWLLKTK
- a CDS encoding class I SAM-dependent methyltransferase, encoding MKSANNVKASYAKWSQTYDHVENPTRDLDKKVIRKILVNLKGKDVIEAGCGTGKNTIWLMKTAKSVISFDLSKEMLNIARQKITGVNVKFVRHDITKKWFFPNDCCDVVTINLVLEHIEKINFVFKEAYRVLRKNEKLFVCELHPDKQKKGTKARFTELDGNTLVEIDSYYHSKTDYIKAGVIAGFKKIILKDWFDEKESNQVPRLLSMLLKK
- a CDS encoding DUF433 domain-containing protein, with translation MNHEERIVCDPNVMLGKPIIKNTRITVEVILRKLSSGYTMDEITSMYQNITKDDILATIDYAASVIASEEMIESH
- a CDS encoding nucleotidyltransferase domain-containing protein, with the translated sequence MKYKKQEIIKKLTNLFSHKQEIILAYLFGSIAEGKTHKFSDVDVAVYYKKEPPLKHHLELLNDVCGTLETDEVDVVNMNTASPIIIHDILSFGKLLICRDDNFYVNLRIKTLREYDDMMHILKIQGKYIFNEAAHG